In Verrucomicrobiota bacterium, the following are encoded in one genomic region:
- a CDS encoding alkaline phosphatase D family protein: MAEVHLPSEDTSVTMLGEAQWKWLGEQLRVPAHVRIIASSIQVISEEHDSEKWMNLPHERERLYQLIYDTAAAGVLFVSGDVHRGELSMMDGGAGYPFYDLTCSGLTQVTKSKLEDWTNRYRIGTVNWTTSFGTIDFDWNALDPVIRFQIRDDAGEVSLQKKVYLSELQPK, from the coding sequence CTGGCAGAGGTACACTTACCTAGTGAGGATACGAGCGTGACCATGCTTGGAGAAGCTCAGTGGAAATGGTTGGGCGAACAACTTCGCGTTCCCGCTCACGTTCGAATCATTGCGTCCAGCATTCAGGTCATTTCCGAAGAGCACGACTCGGAAAAATGGATGAACCTTCCCCACGAACGGGAACGACTTTACCAGTTGATCTACGACACGGCTGCTGCAGGCGTACTATTCGTCAGCGGGGACGTCCACCGAGGAGAACTCTCCATGATGGATGGTGGTGCGGGCTATCCGTTTTACGATTTAACCTGCAGCGGGCTCACCCAGGTGACCAAATCGAAACTTGAGGATTGGACCAATCGCTACCGCATCGGCACGGTAAATTGGACAACCAGTTTTGGCACCATTGATTTCGACTGGAATGCACTTGACCCAGTCATCCGCTTTCAGATTCGAGACGATGCAGGAGAGGTATCTTTGCAGAAGAAAGTTTATCTCAGTGAGCTGCAGCCGAAATAA
- a CDS encoding Gfo/Idh/MocA family oxidoreductase yields the protein MINTGIIGTGKVAHLHALALQRNPNSNFTAVLGRSPDRTQAFADQYGVKAYTDLETYLSEAGVQASTVCTPHPAHVDSAVAALESGMHLLIEKPLASSLEHCDAMLDAAKKGNAKLGMCCQRRFYEPVIRVKEAVDSGKVGKPILGMVTMLGWRDQNYYDSDPWRGSWSGEGGGVLVNQAVHQLDLLLWFMGEVDELCGMWGNLNHPGIEVEDTAVASIKFKSGAMGHILVSNSFNPALFGKVSVLGSTGAKVGVQTDGGQMFIPGMAAITEPPLNDFWTVPGEEHMLEQFRAEDTEQFQSIKPEEHYHQLQIDDFIDAVENDGEPGTTGQEGRNAVELFTAIYRSGRDGKSIKFPLQSETDRDDFDGRLKD from the coding sequence ATGATTAATACCGGCATTATCGGAACAGGCAAAGTTGCCCATCTGCACGCTTTGGCCTTGCAGCGTAATCCCAACAGTAATTTCACTGCAGTTCTCGGACGCAGTCCAGATCGCACGCAAGCTTTCGCCGATCAGTATGGCGTCAAGGCTTACACCGATTTGGAAACCTACTTGTCAGAAGCAGGTGTCCAGGCATCCACGGTTTGCACGCCTCACCCTGCACACGTTGACTCCGCCGTCGCGGCGTTGGAATCGGGCATGCACCTCTTGATTGAGAAACCCTTGGCCTCCTCTTTGGAACATTGCGATGCGATGCTTGATGCCGCCAAGAAAGGAAATGCAAAGCTCGGCATGTGCTGCCAGCGCCGATTTTACGAACCGGTCATCCGGGTCAAGGAAGCAGTTGATTCCGGGAAGGTCGGCAAACCGATCCTCGGCATGGTAACCATGCTAGGTTGGCGAGACCAGAACTACTATGACTCTGATCCCTGGCGAGGTTCCTGGAGCGGAGAGGGTGGTGGAGTACTGGTAAATCAGGCGGTTCATCAACTCGACTTATTACTTTGGTTTATGGGTGAAGTCGACGAACTCTGTGGTATGTGGGGTAATCTCAATCATCCCGGAATCGAGGTCGAGGACACGGCCGTTGCATCTATCAAATTCAAGAGTGGTGCGATGGGCCACATCCTGGTAAGTAACTCTTTTAATCCCGCCTTGTTCGGCAAGGTAAGCGTGCTGGGATCCACCGGTGCCAAGGTAGGGGTGCAAACCGATGGCGGACAGATGTTCATTCCCGGTATGGCTGCCATCACCGAACCACCGCTCAACGATTTCTGGACGGTGCCCGGCGAGGAACATATGCTCGAGCAATTCAGGGCGGAAGACACCGAGCAATTTCAAAGTATCAAACCCGAAGAGCACTATCATCAGCTTCAGATCGATGATTTCATCGACGCGGTTGAAAACGACGGTGAACCCGGCACAACCGGCCAGGAAGGCCGCAACGCCGTAGAACTTTTTACCGCGATCTACCGTAGCGGCCGCGACGGCAAGTCCATAAAGTTTCCTCTCCAGTCCGAAACCGACCGCGACGACTTTGATGGGCGATTGAAAGACTAG
- a CDS encoding LacI family DNA-binding transcriptional regulator, whose product MNNSPSHEPERRPTFADIAKEAGVCKATVSLALRNSPRIPEDTKKRIKDIALELGYRQNPLVTANMAKIRQSKNRKGTLPTIAFLSTFYDEELEDKHVEWHIQSRFLQGAKRRSEELGFDFDFLEFDLAYYSGDRIQQVLMSRGVAGLVLGPLRFSNMNLDLDWSQFAVASIGVSDSLGNIPSVFYDNFRCMQDVLDYLTNRGYRRIGFITDSENEMRGGHMWNAGFLEYQDRVIEKQNTVPMLRIPKPELLFESSDFESMHYWYRQHNPDVIIAFRSQILDYFQSLGYKVPKDFGYMVLNWSSRTDGCSGYRQCHEEMAEVAVNIVSERLYNNERGELSKPRTTLLRGDFVEGFTIK is encoded by the coding sequence ATGAACAATTCCCCAAGTCATGAACCGGAACGACGACCTACGTTCGCCGATATCGCCAAAGAAGCGGGCGTATGCAAAGCGACCGTATCCCTTGCTTTAAGAAACAGCCCCAGAATTCCCGAAGATACAAAAAAGCGAATTAAGGATATCGCTCTCGAATTAGGTTACCGGCAGAACCCCCTGGTGACAGCCAACATGGCGAAGATCCGGCAGTCGAAAAATAGAAAAGGAACACTGCCAACCATCGCTTTCTTGAGTACGTTCTACGATGAAGAACTGGAAGACAAACATGTGGAATGGCATATTCAAAGCCGCTTTCTTCAAGGAGCAAAGCGCAGGTCCGAAGAGTTGGGTTTCGACTTTGATTTCCTCGAGTTTGATTTAGCATACTATTCTGGGGATCGAATTCAGCAGGTATTGATGAGCCGTGGAGTAGCGGGACTGGTACTCGGACCGTTGAGATTTTCCAACATGAACCTCGACTTGGATTGGTCCCAATTCGCCGTCGCATCGATCGGTGTGTCTGACTCTCTAGGGAACATCCCAAGTGTATTTTACGACAACTTTAGATGCATGCAGGATGTATTGGACTACCTCACCAATAGAGGGTATCGGCGTATTGGATTTATAACCGATTCGGAAAACGAAATGCGCGGCGGCCACATGTGGAACGCTGGCTTTCTCGAGTATCAGGATAGAGTGATCGAAAAGCAAAATACGGTACCTATGTTGCGGATTCCCAAACCAGAACTGTTGTTTGAAAGCAGCGATTTCGAGTCCATGCATTATTGGTATAGACAACATAATCCCGATGTAATTATCGCCTTTCGCTCTCAGATTCTGGACTACTTTCAGAGCCTTGGTTACAAGGTGCCTAAAGATTTTGGATACATGGTCCTAAATTGGTCATCGCGAACAGACGGCTGTTCAGGTTACCGCCAATGTCACGAGGAAATGGCTGAGGTGGCCGTGAATATCGTTTCCGAACGACTCTATAACAATGAACGAGGTGAGTTATCAAAGCCCAGAACGACGCTACTCAGGGGCGACTTCGTTGAGGGGTTCACGATAAAGTAA
- a CDS encoding galactitol-1-phosphate 5-dehydrogenase has product MKALELVEYEKFEFKEVPLPEIAPNEVLVRVAACGICGSDVHGMDGSSGRRIPPIIMGHEAAGTISKLGDAVDASKWSEGDRVTFDSMIYCGNCYHCNRGETNLCDDRMVLGVSCGDYRRHGAFAEYVTVPSHILYALPDSITFEQAAMVEAVSVAVHAVERTPVHLNNSVVVVGAGMIGLLCLQAVKAAGCGKTFVVDLDESRLEVAKQFGADFCLNPSKVDVIETILAETHGRGADLSMEAVGITAATKTAIGCLRKGGSCTLVGNIAKTVEMPLQEVVTRQITLIGTCASSGEYPACLDLMASGKINVGPLISQVRPLEEGGDWFARLHKGEAGLTKVILNP; this is encoded by the coding sequence ATGAAAGCGCTTGAGCTAGTCGAGTACGAGAAATTTGAATTTAAGGAAGTTCCCCTTCCGGAAATCGCACCCAATGAAGTACTGGTTCGCGTGGCTGCATGCGGAATATGCGGTAGCGATGTCCACGGCATGGACGGTTCAAGTGGTCGCCGAATCCCGCCTATCATCATGGGACACGAAGCGGCCGGAACGATTTCAAAACTGGGTGATGCGGTCGATGCCTCCAAATGGAGTGAAGGCGATCGGGTGACTTTCGATTCGATGATCTATTGCGGCAACTGTTATCACTGTAATCGTGGTGAAACCAACCTCTGCGACGATCGGATGGTCCTGGGTGTGTCTTGTGGTGATTATCGTCGTCATGGTGCCTTTGCGGAATACGTAACTGTTCCTAGTCACATTTTATATGCTCTTCCGGATTCGATTACTTTCGAGCAGGCTGCGATGGTTGAAGCGGTATCGGTTGCCGTACACGCCGTTGAAAGAACGCCGGTTCATTTGAATAATTCAGTAGTTGTGGTCGGCGCGGGGATGATTGGCCTCCTCTGCTTGCAGGCAGTCAAAGCTGCTGGTTGCGGAAAAACCTTTGTAGTAGATCTCGACGAATCTCGCCTCGAAGTAGCCAAACAATTTGGAGCAGATTTCTGTCTCAATCCATCCAAGGTGGATGTTATTGAAACGATTCTTGCCGAGACACACGGGAGAGGAGCCGACCTTTCGATGGAAGCGGTTGGAATAACTGCCGCGACGAAGACAGCCATCGGTTGCTTGCGAAAAGGCGGAAGCTGCACCTTGGTTGGCAATATCGCGAAGACGGTTGAGATGCCCTTGCAAGAGGTGGTTACTCGACAAATTACTCTAATTGGAACCTGCGCCTCCTCCGGTGAGTATCCTGCCTGCTTGGATCTTATGGCGAGCGGCAAGATAAACGTGGGCCCGCTCATCAGTCAGGTCCGTCCTCTCGAAGAAGGCGGTGATTGGTTTGCGCGTTTGCACAAAGGCGAAGCTGGACTGACTAAAGTTATTTTGAATCCTTAA